GAAAGGCCGCCCTCCTGAGAACCCCCAATTTAGCGCATCCCTGCTGCGCGGGtaacctccccccccctggaagCCATGCCGCAGAACGACTACATCGAGCTGCACCGAAAGCGGTATGGCTACCGATTTGACTACTTCGAAAAGTCGCGAAAGAAGGAGGCGCGCAAGGTACACAAGGAGGCACTCAAGGCGAAGAAGCTGAGAGGAATAAAggcaaaaatttataacaagaaaaaatacacggAAAAAGTGAATctaaaaaaaactataaagGCCCATGAACCGAAGCACGTAAAGACgaacacaaaaataaatgatgaTAATGGATTGCCTTCCTACCTACTTGACAGAACCCAAGTGAAAGGAACCAAAGTGTTAACCAACCTACTTaagcagaagaggaagagcaaGGCAGGAAAATGGGAGTTGCCCATCCCGAAAATACAGGCCTTAAACGAAGCCGAAATGTTAAGAGTTGTAAAATCTggaaagaggagaagaaaaacgtGGAAAAGACTCATCGATAAAGTTTCTTTCGTTGGAAATGATTTTACGAGGAAGAATCCAAAATATGAGAGATACATCCGACCGAGTAGCTTACGTTTTAAGAAGGCCAACGTATATCACAGCGAATTGAAGGCCACCTTCTCTCTTGACATCCTAAGTGTTAAGGTGAATCCCCAGTCTAATTTGTATACCAACTTGGGCGTTATTACCAAGGGTACAATCATCGAGGTGAACGTCAGCGAATTAGGGCTCGTTACTCAGTCGGGGAAAATCATTTGGGCCAAATTCGCGCAGGTTACCAACAACCCAGAATTGGACGGCTGCATAAATGCGACTCTCCTCGTGTAGGGGGTGTGTCGCGGCCGCTTCTCCAAGGGGCAGCGTTGGCAGTGGGGGAAGTAGCTACCATACTTTGGGTGGATCTGCTTAACTTCGCAGAGAttccccccccacggggCCATTTGCATCTCCATTTTGGTAACATTCGCTTGATTTGTGTGGGAGCCACGTGGAAGGGGTCCCCCCACAGAgctgttttccccttttccaccCCAACCAtgtgtttatataaaacGTCCCGCATGGCGCAGGCACTTTTCTATTTCACCCCACTTCGCATTGCTTTAcctcccccgtttttttttttttccttttttgtactCCCCCAACGTCCCCAACAATTTGTTTACACCCCCACGTACGCGTGTCAAATGAGCATCGCCTGTACGGCTGAATGGGAAGAAGCGTGGCTGTCCTTTTTTGATGCGGCCAATTGGGGgcccttttccccccgcgAGGGCCGTCCtgcaaattttgaaaaattcccTTCGAGTCAGCTGAAAACGGAATGGCATTTCCCGTCGTGTCGTGATCTGTGGGCACAGCtcggaaaggaaaagaaagagaagaCCCACAAAAAGGTGCAACTCGTTTGGGGGGTCCCGACCAAACAGTCGGCTACGCGGCTAACCGAGAGGCCTGCTACGCGTCCAGCTGAGCGCCCAATTTAATCTCCCCACTTCCGTGGCACACccgcctccccccatttttgcttcccctttttggggaTAAAACCGTTGCGATTGACGAGgctgtaattttttttttcccttttctacaaaaaaatatatatgcccCCCGCGCAGCGCGTTCGCGTCCATTTTGCAGAGGGCCATCTTGGGGAGTccgaagcgaaaaaaaaagataaatcaACCCATACGCAGGAAAAATTTTCAAGTGCAAGGGAAATTTTCAAGTGCATGGAAGTTTTTCAGGTGATGGAAATTTTTCAAGTGATGGAAATTTTTCAAGTGATGGAAATTTTTCAAGTGATGGAAACTTTTCAAGTGGTGGGAATTTTTCAAGTGGTGGAAACTTCCTAACCGCGTGAACAATTGCGCGCACGTGCCAATTCGCCGCACTTAGGTGTACGCGCCGCGCGTCGGCGATTCTGCCAACGCTCTTCTGCCCTTCCTGAGGTTAGCACCAAGCGTTGCGCCGAAAGTGTGTGTGTCCGGAAaggtccccctttttttagcGTTTCACCCAGTTAGGGTACGAAGTTTGAAACGTTTCATTTCCGTTCCTTTCCgttcctttcctttcctttttttttttttcccatccgTTTAGAAGCTTGCACTTTATCACCCCTAAGTAGCCACCTTCACGATTGTTACTCCTCCGGGGAGGGAGCCAAACCTGTGTAGAAAGCACGCACAAACGTGagagaggcgaaaaaaaaaaaaaaaaaaaggaggagatTCACGtgttgtgttttttcttaacttctccccccagCGTGTAAAATGGAAAACGTGTTCGACAACAAGAAGGAGCCGTTCGTCGGGATGCGCGTGTTCAGCTGCGCTTTTGGAGAGGATAAAGTGGCacacgaggggggggaagatgaTGAGCAGGTGGCCCTTGGCGGAGAGGGGACAAATGCCGAGCAGGTGGCCCACGGCGGGGAGGGGGCAGATAACAAGTCCAGCTCCTCCGGCACGCAGCCGGACAAGCAAGTGGCGGACGAAAACCTAATCAAGTACCTCTTCAACGAGCAGATAAAGGTAAAGGTAGGCACGGTGCGCTTCATCGGGACGCTCAAGAATCACCCGCACCCGAACACTACCTTTTACGGGATCGAATGGGAcaacaaaagggagggaaaGAACTTTGGGGATTTCAACAGCGACGTTTACTTCTTCCCGTTGCACCTGCTCACGAGGGAGAGAGCAAAGAGGTGCTACAATGTGGGAGACCGCCCCTTGGAAGATCACCCCTTGGCCAACCGCAAATTGGCCGACCGCACATCTGGCATACCGGCCGAGGAAAGCCAAAAACTTGTGGAGGAACTGCGCTCCTGCAAGAGGCACCTAAAGCCGTGCTCATTCCTGCcagtggaaaaaatacacgTAGGGTTGACCTTCTTTCAAGCCCTGCATTTTCGGTACACATATTTCTTCACCGATTCGGATCTCTACGTGGAGGATTACCAGACGAAGAAGACCAAGAGGGTTCAATTTAATGGAATAACTGAAGCGAGAAATTACTTCCAAAACTTCCATCAACTGACAAACATAACCCTAAACAAGTACCTCATACAGACCTGCGGGGCACATAACAACGTAGCGTTTCACCAGCTCCGCAGCTTGTCTCTCTGTGGGAACCTCCTCAGCCAGTGGAAGGACATCTTTGAGATTGTCAGCTTGGCGAAGGAGCTCTCCTACCTGAACGTGTCAGAcaataaaatggaaaagttgGGTCTCCAATCGGTTAGGGGCAGCTCTCCCTGTGGCTGCCCCTGTGGTGAGAGTGAAGATAAAGAGGGACACCACCGGGGAGGAACCGCCGAAccggggggggggcctcccAAATGCAGCCACTGCATGCAGGACCACCTAATCAGATTCGAACAGATTAAAGAGCTATGCGTTGACAACACGATGATCGACTGGGAAGACGTTCTAATTTTGTCGTTCGTTTTTCCCAACGTGGAGATACTGAGCTTGAAAAGGAACTACCTCACGAGCATCCGCATGAGGGACGTGGACCTGGTCAACTCGCCGGTGCTTCTCCAGTACGTCCAGCGGGACAGGCGTGAAGGGGGCGCTCCTCCCGAAGAGCCTAGTAGACTTTCACTTCGCGACACCGCGCAGCAAGGGGGGCAGGGCGCGCCCAGCGTGGAATCAAACGAGTCGGCGAATGGGAAAGCAAACGTGGCGATGAACGTGCCTGCAAACGTGTCAGACGTGCACACCTTTAGGAAGCTGCACAAAATCGTGCTCAACGATAACTACCTGCACGATTACGAAGACCTGTTTTGGTTCATCCGCCAGGTGAAATCCATTCGGGCGGTGTTCCTGAAGAGGAACAAATTCGCGGACAGGGACGACTTGGTGGCCCTTGCGGAGGGGGTGTGCTCAGGGGGGGGCCAAAAAGGCAATCAGGGTGAGGAGGGCAATCAGTACGAGGAGGGCaatcaaaatgaggaagaccGCGAATGGGAACCCCGCgaaggggaccccccccccgACCGACTCCAACGGATAAACGAAAGGTTCAGCCACCTGAAGGAGCTCCTGCTGGACGAAAACAAAATCAAGAGCTACAAAACTCTGAGAGATTTGTTCTACGCTTTTTACCACCTGGAGACGCTAAATTAccagagggggaaaaacaagttgaaggtgaagaaggaccTGCGGTTCGTATTCGTGGCCATCCTCCCCATGTTGAAGACGCTGAATCGGAGCCACATAAACAAGAGCGAACGCATAAACTCGGAGCGCTTCTTCATATCGCTTTACCAGAAGGACGACGTGGTCAGGGTGTTCAACGAGCCCGTGCTCGGCTGCCGCCACAGCGACCGTCTGGAGTGCCTGCACTACGAGGCTTTGCAGGGTGAGTCCGCCCGCCATGCGATGCGCTTGCGGCGATTCTGCGCTGCGTATACACCGCTTCCGCACCGCGATTACACCGCTTCCGCACCACGTTTACACCACTTCTACACCCCCCCTTGCAGACCAACCCAGCGCCGACGCCGCCAAAGGCATGCAGAGCAACCTCATCAACATCACCATCATTCCCGAGTTTTtaaattccaaaaaatatgaaattgtaaagaaaaaggtcAACAAGCACATGAACATAAAGGATTTGAAGTACCTGTGCTCGCGCCTCTATTCCGTCCCCCTCCCCAAGATGCAGTTATTCTACACGGACGAGGTGGGTCACTCGAGATGAGCAAACGGGAGACGCACTCGAGATGAGCAAACGGGAGATGCACTCGAGATAAGCGCACGGGAGAAGCACTCGTGCAGTCTCGCATGTACAGATCTCGAGATCTGCTTCAGGCCAAGAGGGGCGCATCTTCCATTTGCGAATTTCCCATTCGGCGATTATTCACCACTTCATTTCGTTTACCTTTCACGTTGCACCATCCCATTTtggaccttttttttttttttttcctcccccctttttttagaACAACCCCATGTGCGTTGAAATTGTGGACAGCAACTCGAGTCTGTACACCTACGGAATTGACAACAACTCgaagataaaaattaaaatggagCAGTAGGCAGACCCTTGGAGGAGTTTCCTAGTTGGATGAGGATGCTCACCTATGCATGTACGGGTGTGTGCacgctgctttttttttttttttttttttttttttacgtgcgTTTGTGTCACTACAGCGTAACCCGCTTGGCTGTGCTCGTCTGTGTGCGTTCCGCAAGGGAGCAGCCATGCGTCGAAGCGGGGTTGGCGCTACTTCGTTTGTCACTTGGTCGCTTCTCCATGTGGCTACTTCTCCATCTGGCTACTTCCCCACCTTgttatttccccattttgatgaaGGAGGAATGCCAAAAGGGAGGCACCTCCCAGCCTGACAACTCAAGGCAACTTcgcctcatttttttcgtaaaaatttcCGGGCTGGTTTGCAAGACGACCAGCGTGATGCTAAAAAGGTGTGCACGTGAATGGACTCCCCCTCACGAGTACACCCATgtggaaagaaaaaccaTCCCACGGGAGACGTGTTAAGTGGAAGACTGCTATCCACGTGgcagttctttttttacattcccGCATGTACGCtaagaggtaaaaaaaataaaaataaaatatacaataaacGGACAACCTCCCCAAATGGCACGTTTACTCATCCCATTTGCCGCGTAAcggtggggaggaaaagaCCTTCCCTCGTCCCACGAATTTTAAAGAAACAAATGCCCATTGTAGGCACTCCACTTTGGCAATATAACctattcacatttttttttttcccaaaggTTAGTTGATCACACAGGGGAAGAGCGATGTTTGTACAGCCTCCCTCCATGCACGCTTCTCACCATGCAATGAGGAtaagttaaatttttttgggcatataaaaggggaggaaaaaaaaaaaaaagagaaagctgGACTTTCCCTTCCCCCAAAAAAACGGTTGACACACCTCCCCCTTTGAGACAACCTCCCGCAGCTGTACTTTTGGCCACACAGGGTGAAAACCTACTACCAAATCTCGTGCAACGCTGAGGAGTCGCTTCAGTCAAAGGAAGCCAATTCAAATAAAGaggaggggaggaaaacaaaaaagcaCGCGCTCAGAAAGGTAGGCGCGAAAAGGCAAACTCTTAAGGGGTACAACGCGAACCATGGAGGAACGCCCCACGGGTCTGAGGAGCCTCCCCCtgacggaaaaaaaaggcgaggCGAAGAGGCTAACGCAGTCCAGAGAGGACGCCCCCACAGAGGAAGACCTGGAGATATGTTTCCACCTGCCCAACGGAGAGACCCTCACACTAAAGGAAAACGGGGGCATAGAAGTTGGCCATTTGAAACTAAAACTGTCACACCTTTTGGGGAAGCCCTATCAGCAAATCTTCTTAACGTACAATAATATGGCCATGCTGGATCCCTTGTCTATAATAGACGTCACTGGGAGGGccaatttgcaaaaaattcaCATCGAGGTTGGCTACCCCGACTAGTGCGCTCTGCCTGCTCGGGTGCTAAGCGGGTGCGAATGGGTCCTACATACGCTGCTTCTGCATCTGCTTCTTCTACGTatgctgcttctttttttttttgtttttgctcCCCTGCATATGCCCAAAACtgaactgaaaaaaattacataatcGTCCTTCCCAAAAATGGagtcactttttttcttaaccggtcaggtaaaaaaaaaaatcgtcttCATTTTCACTATTACGTTGAGGAGGTTATCAAAATGGGGCCCCCGTTTGGAGTCCCCATTTGGAGTCCCCGTTTGGAGTCCCCGTTTGGGGCCCCTCCTtttcgcccctccccctggcCTACAACTTCCTCTCATAAATGTTATAGCAGAGGAGCTTGTCCATCATGTCCGCGTGGGTGAGGATCATCCTCCGGCAGCAGTACCTCGTCAAATTGAGTTCGTCTAGGGCGTCACATTTGGAGACTCCTTCTTCTAACTTCTTTTCGTATAGGCTCCACAGGTTTCCGATAAGCTTCCCGCAGGTGAAGCAGCGCACGGGGATGATCATTTTggttcttcccttttccggGGTGTTGCTTCGGGTGGGGAGAACCTACCTACGTACCTACGCACgtgtatatgtttatatatatatttctatccgttttgccttttccctgAAAATGGGCGCTCTTGGCTGGTCTTCTGCaagtcccccttttgctctCCACCTTCGGTTTGCCTCCTCAGGATGTCCCCTCCGAAATGAAACTCCAAACACGCCTATCTATCAAGCAACGCCGCGTTTGACCCGTCTCTCACTAAGCGGTCCCTCTTCCCACTGCTGCTCAACTTCGTCGTCGTTTCACCGCGCATACGCATGTATAAATGATATGGCTCTTTTGTgatgcccctttttgctgttcTCTATTTTCCCAGGCTGCACAAACGGGAGAGCGAAACTTTTTAAACAAGGAACAAAATTCTTCAGTTGAAAAGgtaagcaaaaggggaggaaaataaCCCACGGTTTGTTCGCGTACGTTTTACATTCTCCCTTGCGCGTcacaaaaatgggtaaaatgaaaaaaaaaaaaaaaaaaaaaaaaaaacggggtaAATAAACGTTGCTATATACTGCATAGGGGAAATAGCTCCTttcggattttttttttttttttccgcctctGCAGCTGGCAAAatgcggggaaaaaaaggggcaaaataaAGCGGGCGAGCAGGAGAGGCAAACAGGAGAGGCGAACAGaacaggcaaaaaaaaaaaggcaaaataaaCGGGCGAACAGAAGAGGCCAAAATGTTGCGGAAAATAAACGGGGAAAAGCCGCTTAAACGACAGGGTCATCGCGGGTAGGCCACAGGAAATGTGATGGGAAAATGTGGCCAAATGATGGGCAAATAATTGGCAAAATGATGACCAAATGATGGCCAAATTGATGGGCAAATAATTGGCCAAATGGTGGACAATTGTCCCCAAGTTCTTCTCAAAACTTTCCCCATTATTCCCCAACCCATTCGCTTCGCTGCCAACCCACTTTGCCGCCGCTTCCCTGCCGCTCACGCCGCTTGCGCAGCAAGTCTACAGGTTGTAGGCGACGCAGCCCATGTAGCGCTCCACCTTGCGCAGGGCGTGGTGGAAGTTGTGCCTgcacttctccctcttccccCGGACAAACGCGGCAAACTCCCTCCCCGAATTGCAAACGTTTTCGGAGAAGGTATAAATGTCGTTATTGGAAATGAACTGATCTGAGTAGCTAAAGACGGAGGACGCGTAGGTCTTCGgctttgcatttattttgtaactCGAGTTCGTCGTGAAGTTGATTGCGTGGCTGACTGAGTGGCTGGTGGGGAGGTGGTCGGTTTTATTGCTGCTGacctccccgggggggctGCGTTCCCCGCGCTTTCTTCTGTGGAAGGCGTACATATCTTGCCAGTCTTGGGAGTCCACCCGGGAGACATCCACTTCCGTCCGAATGAAGCTCTGGCTCTTAATCCCCTCAACCACGTTGGTgaaattcaaaatggggttATAGCTTAGAATTTTATCTATGCCGATGAGGTGCCTGTTGACGATGCTGGCCAGGTTGGTGTAGTCCTCCTTCTCGACGCTGGAGCTGATGGTCATGCTGTTTTTCTTTGTCTCGAGAAAGCTAACGAACATTTCGTCGCTCACGTCCTTTGCCTTCTTCTTATAGGTACAGTACGCAACGAATTCCTCATGCAGGTCGTTTACGTATTTGGTCATTCTGCTAAGTTGGTTTGTGGAGTCTGCTGTTTTGCCCCCAGCCTTGGCCGCCACCTTGTTGTACCCGCTCGTGCACCCCTTGTCCAGGAGGTACTCCTTCAGCAGTTTGAAGTTCTGCTCGAAATTGTTCAGGTCCTgtagagggggggaaaaaaagaaggcgcGCTGTTTGTACATACGTGTGAgggtatatatatgtgtgcttTTGGAGTGATCCCCGCGGAAGGGCAATTAACTCTCCGCTAGGCAGTAGCTCCCTGGCCGCTATGCAGCTATGCCGCTATGCCGCTGCCCCCTCGCCGTACGCTTAGCACGTGGATGGAGAGGGTCCCCCGCTCGGCGGGCGGCACGACGTTGTCGTAAAAGAACTTATGGTTGTTCAGGTCGAAGAGGTCGACGGGGGCGGATGCCCCCCCTGGGTCTCCACTGGCAGAGGCATCGTCGCTTtccgcctcttcctcccccgcaGCACCGTCTGGGAAGATTGACTGAAGCCACAACCAAAAGACAGCGCGTAGTTGCTCCACGTGGAAAAGATTCACCCCGTTTTTATACACATGGCAGACTCGATTGTACAGTGGCGGATCGTTTAGAAGGAAAAACTCATTAAGGGTCACTTTGTCGCTTAGCACTTGTTCGTAGTTCACATCGTCAAGTGGTTCTTCCTCTACGTAGTTGCTCCCGTTTAGGGGGTGCCCGCCACGACGGGGGGAtgccccccctcctgcaAAGCCGCTTCCGTTTCTAGGAAATGCATTCGCTTTGTTTGCTCCCGTTTCAAGCCCGCATAATTTATTCCTCACATTTTCTCTATCCCTTTCAAAATCGACATGCACAGTGAACATGGCATTATGCATGAGGTTCactcttttgtttttactgCCCATTGCTCTGGTCCTCTCGGGGCACTTCTTCCCTTGAGTGGAGTTGCTTAGGTCTTCCACGTCTGCAACGTTAACGACGGCATTGTGTGGCTCCATGTAGGTACTCACCAGCGCGTTGAATTTGTGAAACAGGAGGAGTCTATTCACATCCAAGTGCTTCATATGGTTCATACGCTGAGTTATTTTCCTTTGCAATTGTATCAACTGACTGCAATGTGTATTAATATTTCTCGTCAGCTGAGGGATGTACATCTCAACATCATCATCGGCGACGACGCGCAAGTCGTCACTTGGGCTGCTTCGGTTGGAAGCACATTCTGTTGAACTTCCCCTCCTCGTGAGGTCTTCCACCCCTCCGGAACTGCGTCCATACCGTTTGATGAAATTCTCTTGATACGTTGCGTAGTCGTAGGATACATACTCCTCCAAAGTGAGTTCCTCTTCCGTGGGGGCTGCCTCCCCGTTGGGTGAGCTCCACCCCTCGGGGTCGCTCCCCCGCTTTGCAGCCATTTGCGAAGTCATCGCGGTGCTCCTCCTCTTTAAATGCTCACTTTCGCTGTGTTCAGGTCCCCTCATCTGATTGTCTCCTACCCCGCGGGTACTACCCCCCCGCTCATGCAAAAACTTATACATGTGTCTATACTGGAAGAGCTCCAAATCGTAGGGCCGATTCGAAAGCAGCAGCATGGCTTCATTTATTACGTGAAAGTaatcttctccctcttcttcaccttcttcgtTTGTCTTGTCGAGCGTCTTTTCCTGCATCCGGTTGGTTCTCTGTCTGGTGGAGGCGCTTCGACCCCCCCCTGGGTTGCCAGCGCATCTGAGTTCCCGAAAGAAGGACTCATAAAACGGCTGCCGCGCATCATAATGCTCAAACAATTTGGTGCAGTCAATTAGGAACCCAATGCATAGGAGCAGCTCCTTACACATTTGAAAATGGCATTTGAGGAGGTGAAACAGTCTGGGGTACTCAAAATGCTCAAGTAGCAGCACCGCCATGGGAGACACGATGTTCAGGTGGTCCACGTAAGGGGCATTGTCCATTCCTAGTTCCTCCACAAAGTTGTCTCCTCCgtcgtcatcatcatcatcatccgTGTCGTCTGTTTCTCCTGCATCACTCCCGTAGGTGCGTTCTCCTCCCCGGGGGGTGCTTCCCACGTCGCCTCTCCCACGTGAAGCGTCTGCACCTGAGGGGGTTCTCCCCGGTGTGGTACCCCCCGAAGCGTCTTTCCCCCCGGAGAACAACTCCTGTTCCACCCTGGAAATCTCCTTCTCTACGTACGCGCTGTAGGTCGGTTTGAACTTCCTCTTAAAGCTGAAGCAGTAGAGTAGGCACAAATCATTAATGAGGAAGTTGTAACAAGTAAttaccttctttttttttttcccatttctttCGCATTTTCCTCTTCTAAGCAAATCCGCCGTTATGTAATCTATGCCATAGAAATTGAACACTTTGCAAACGTGTTCTAGGCTCTCCTTGATTGAGATGTTCATGGGGGTGTAGAGCAGGTGGTGTCTCTCACTAGGGTGGCGGTGCTGAAAAACTTCTCGGGGCAGCTAAacagaggggggagaggccaTCCAGGGTGCACTACGGGGGAGAaaacggggggaggggagagttccttttttacggagcatcttttttttttctcccaaaaCATGGGATAAATTCGCAcaaagggaggaggaggaaaaataacgcGCCCAATGGAAGACCTGCTACTAACCCGCCGCCTTCAAATGACCCACTTGTGAGGACTTCGCTCATTGCCAAGGCATCCACAACGGGGCGGCGCAAAATTCAGCGAAGCGGAGTGGGTGAACAAATTTCTGCTCAATCTGGGGACCCACCAAGTGCGCGTTTCGCACGTGgcgcggaaaaaaataaaaaggggtaacCTTCCGAAGgcgagaagaaggaaaaattcaTCCATTCATTTGTTTACTCATTTGCTtactcattttatttatttttgtgagGCCACTTTCACCCTTCACAAAAAGCGATTGAGCGTCCCTCTCGCGAAAGCCAGTTTATCACCATTTAGTGtggacagaaaaaaaaaaaaataaaataataaaataggtGGGAAGTAGGCCGATTTCACTTCCTCTCGAGAGCGACCCTCCCTTCGTTGCCAAAACGACTTTCGAAGCAAGCCAATCGACGAGGCTACTTCGCGTGATGAGGTCCGCCAAAACGTTCCCGCAAAGAGAAGAATCGGGATGATCAACTGTACGTTTTATTAACTACCGCGCGAATTGACCATTCGATGGAAAGGTGAGAAAAAACTACTCATCCACGAAGAAGTAACCATGGAGTTCTCCCTCATATCAGCAGGATCCGATGCGGTAAGGCCagggcagaaaaaaggaaaaccacCCCTTTCCCCCCGTGCGCTCACCATTCCGATGTACCACTTATTTAGTGCGCGTGACGCAGCATAGGCAGGTGTCCACCTGGAAATGCTCTTCCATTTCTTTGCGTGTCTACATGGTGGGAAGCTTCCCAATGATGACACGCATCACACATCACACATCgcgtgccttttttttttttttttccccactggGGTCACTGCAGAAAATCTACAAGTGCGTTTTCATCGGGAAGGAAGCAGTGAAGAAGGAGATCTTCCGAAAATATTATCGGCACAAAAAAATCGATGCGAAGATCCGAAAATTGAGAGTCTCTAACGAAatcaaatttacaaaaaagctAGCCAGCATAAACATAGATGTACCGATTCTCTACTTCGTTGATGTGAATGAGAAAAGCTTATATTTGGAATACGTCCAGGGGTGCACCATTAATCAGATTCTTAAGAATGTAAAAGAGTACCAACCCAATGTCCCCAAAAGCATAGGCAGAGTGCTAGCGAAAATACACAATGGGAATGTAATTCATGGGGACTTTACAACGTCTAACTTGATTTTGAGGAACTCCTGCCTTCGTGATGGATGCACCATTTGGGATTCCTCCACCGGGTTGCCTTACCAGCTGGACGACGCGGACTCGATACGCCTCTGCGTGATTGACTTCGGTCTGTCGTTTTTGTCCGCCTCGGTCGAGGTGAGACGCAGGGGGTGGCGCCGTCGCCGATTTGGGCGTGTGCCCTAATGCGGCATAGCGCAACTTCTATGCACCACTGCATAACTTCTATGCTGCTTAACCTGTGCACTCGCGCGGGAGGGCGACATTTCTCCGCACCCCCCCACTCCCTGCAGGACAAAGCGGTCGACCTGTTCGTCCTTCTGAAGGCCATCAAAAGTTTCCACAGCGAGTTCGCGCTCCTGGTAAGATGAGCCATTTGGGTGCAGCCCAATGGCAGCAGCGTTGTGATGATCATCATCATTATGATGATGGTGAAGCGCCTGACTTATTCCTTTCCCATCCCTCTCCCCGAACGCACCACTCAGGAGGAGGACATCCTCGCGGGGTACCAAACGAAATCGAACAACTT
This genomic window from Plasmodium vivax chromosome 1, whole genome shotgun sequence contains:
- a CDS encoding p53-related protein kinase, putative (encoded by transcript PVX_087945A), whose translation is MEFSLISAGSDAKIYKCVFIGKEAVKKEIFRKYYRHKKIDAKIRKLRVSNEIKFTKKLASINIDVPILYFVDVNEKSLYLEYVQGCTINQILKNVKEYQPNVPKSIGRVLAKIHNGNVIHGDFTTSNLILRNSCLRDGCTIWDSSTGLPYQLDDADSIRLCVIDFGLSFLSASVEDKAVDLFVLLKAIKSFHSEFALLEEDILAGYQTKSNNFDEIKKKLEIVKQRGRKRPMVG